A part of Heliangelus exortis chromosome 3, bHelExo1.hap1, whole genome shotgun sequence genomic DNA contains:
- the DSE gene encoding dermatan-sulfate epimerase isoform X3 — protein sequence MYETSYRRGWGFQYLHNHQPTNCVALLAGSLVLMNQGYLQEAYLWTKQVLAIMEKSIVLLQEVTDGSLYEGVAYGSYTTRSLFQYMFLVQRHFDINHFGHPWLKQHFAFMYRTVLPGFQRTVAIADSNYNWFYGPESQLVFLDKFVMRNGSGNWLAEQIRRNRVVEGPGTPSKGQRWCTLHTEFLWYDASLHSVPPLDYGVAKLHYFEDWGVVTYGSALPAEINRPFLSFKSGKLGGRAIYDIVHKNKYKEWIKGWKNFNAGHEHPDQNSFTFAPNGVPFITEALYGPKYTFFNNVLMFSPAVSKSCFSPWEGQITEDCSSKWLKYKHDLAGDCQGRVVAAMEKSGVVFIRGEGVGAYSPKLKLRKLQRNLILLHPQLLLLVDQIHLEDDSPLEAATSFFHNVDVPFEETVVDDVHGAFIRHRDGIYKMYWMDDTGHSEKATIASRMYPRGYPYNGTNYVNVTTFLRHPLTRAIYLFIGPSVDVQSFTVRGDSPQLDVFVTTSEHAYTVYLWPAEEGSRSAFVQVIADRQKIVFDRASAVRSSAVPEVKDYVGIVERNLQHFKPVFQQLEKQILSRVRNTDSFRKTAERLLRFSDKRQTEEAIDRIFAISQRQQQQHGRAKKNRKVAKGYKFVDAVPDIFAQIEVNERKVRQKAQTQAQKELPIDEDEEMKDLLDFADITYVKHKTGVSIKGRSGLVQMVTTARSSAPSISASYTRLFLILNIAIFFVMLAMQLTYFQKAKRLHGQRCLYAILLVDSCILLWLYSSCSQSQC from the exons ATGTACGAAACATCATACAGACGTGGATGGGGTTTCCAGTACCTCCACAACCACCAGCCTACCAATTGTGTGGCCCTGCTGGCTGGGAGCCTTGTTCTGATGAATCAAG gctaCCTTCAGGAAGCTTACTTGTGGACCAAGCAAGTGTTGGCAATCATGGAGAAGTCCATagtcctgctgcaggaggtcACAGATGGCTCCCTCTATGAAGGGGTGGCTTATGGCAGCTACACGACCAGATCCCTGTTTCAGTACATGTTTCTCGTCCAAAGACACTTTGATATCAATCACTTCGGACACCCCTGGCTCAAGCAGCACTTTGCATTTATGTACAGGACTGTCCTGCCAG GGTTTCAGAGAACTGTGGCCATTGCAGATTCCAACTATAACTGGTTCTACGGGCCAGAGAGCCAGCTGGTGTTTCTGGACAAATTTGTCATGCGCAACGGGAGCGGGAATTGGTTGGCAGAGCAGATCAGAAGGAACCGAGTGGTGGAGGGCCCGGGGACGCCATCCAAAGGGCAGAGGTGGTGCACCCTCCACACTGAATTTCTCTG GTATGATGCAAGTCTGCACTCTGTACCTCCACTGGACTATGGAGTTGCTAAGCTGCATTATTTTGAGGACTGGGGAGTCGTAACCTATGGAAGTGCTTTGCCGGCTGAAATCAACAggcctttcctttccttcaagtcaggaaagctgggaggacGTGCAATATATGATATTGTACATAAAAATAAGTACAAAGAGTGGATCAAGGGGTGGAAGAACTTTAATGCTGGACACGAACACCCGGACCAGAACTCCTTTACTTTTGCTCCCAACGGCGTACCCTTCATAACAGAAGCTCTGTATGGAccaaaatatactttttttaataatgtgttGATGTTTTCCCCTGCTGTGTCCAAGAGCTGCTTCTCCCCATGGGAAGGGCAGATTACAGAAGACTGTTCCTCAAAGTGGCTTAAATATAAACATGACTTGGCTGGTGACTGTCAGGGACGAGTGGTTGCTGCCATGGAGAAGAGTGGGGTGGTTTTTATCAGGGGGGAAGGAGTGGGTGCATACAGTCCTAAACTGAAGCTGAGAAAATTGCAAAGAAACCTCATacttctccatccccagcttCTCTTGCTAGTGGACCAAATCCACCTAGAAGACGACAGCCCCCTGGAGGCAGCAACCAGTTTCTTCCACAATGTGGATGTGCCTTTTGAAGAAACAGTTGTTGATGATGTCCATGGGGCTTTTATTAGGCACCGTGATGGGATATATAAGATGTACTGGATGGATGACACTGGCCACAGTGAGAAAGCTACCATCGCCTCAAGGATGTATCCCCGGGGCTACCCGTACAATGGAACAAACTACGTGAACGTAACCACCTTCCTGAGGCACCCTCTCACGAGGGCCATTTACCTGTTCATCGGGCCCTCTGTTGATGTGCAGAGCTTCACTGTCCGTGGGGACTCTCCACAGCTGGACGTTTTTGTTACCACCAGTGAGCACGCCTACACTGTCTACCTGTGGCCTGCTGAGGAGGGGTCCCGCTCCGCCTTTGTGCAGGTCATTGCGGACCGCCAAAAAATTGTCTTTGACCGAGCTTCTGCCGTCAGGAGCTCCGCTGTGCCAGAAGTGAAGGACTACGTAGGGATCGTGGAAAGGAACCTGCAGCATTTTAAgcctgttttccagcagctggagaagcagaTTCTGTCTCGTGTGCGCAACACGGATAGCTTTAGGAAGACTGCTGAGCGCCTGCTGAGGTTTTCGGATAAGAGACAGACTGAAGAGGCCATCGACAGGATATTTGCAATCTCAcaaagacagcagcagcagcatggcagagcaaagaaaaacagaaaggtaGCCAAAGGCTACAAATTTGTTGATGCCGTTCCTGACATTTTTGCACAAATTGAGGTAAATGAAAGGAAAGTGCGACAAAAGGCACAGACTCAAGCACAAAAAGAGTTGCCTATAGACGAAGATGAGGAAATGAAAGATCTTCTGGATTTTGCAGATATCACCTACGTGAAGCACAAAACTGGGGTGTCAATCAAAGGCCGATCAGGGCTGGTACAGATGGTGACAACTGCTCGAAGTAGTGCCCCGTCGATATCAGCTTCTTATACCCGCCTCTTTCTAATTCTCaacattgctattttttttgttatgttagCAATGCAGCTCACGTATTTTCAGAAGGCCAAGAGACTGCATGGCCAAAGATGTCTGTATGCAATACTTTTAGTAGACAGCTGTATATTATTGTGGCTGTATTCTTCCTGTTCTCAGTCACAATGTTAG